Within Sporosarcina sp. PTS2304, the genomic segment TCAATAGTACTGTGTTACCTGTAACCAATGCTCCAACAGTTGTTCCAGCCATAATAGCAAAAGCAAAGTTCCAAGGAGAAATGACAACACCTACTCCTAGTGGTACGTAATCGAAACGGTTGTACTCGCCTGGTCTGCTTTCTACTGGCATACCATCTTTAAGCTCTAACATTTGGCGACCATAGTATTCTAGGAAGTCAATTCCTTCTGCCACATCTGCATCCGCTTCGTTCCAAGGCTTCCCAGCTTCTTTTGTAAGTAATGCAGAGAATTCGAATTTACGGCGTCTAACGATTGCTGCTGCTTTGAACAATACATCAGCGCGTTGTTCTGGTTTTACTTTTCTCCATGTTTTGAATGTTTCCTTTGCAGTCTCCATTGCTTTTTCAGCTAATTCGCGACTTGCTTGAGATACATTACCAATTAGTTCTTCTTTATTTGAAGGGTTAGTCGAAGCTAACTTCTTATCCGTCATGATGCGTTCGCCGCCAATGATCAACGGGTAATCTTGTCCTAGGTAACTTTCAACTAGTTTCAAGCCCTCTTCATATGCTTTGCGGTTGTCCTCGTTTGTAAAATCTGTGAATGGTTCGTGTTTGTATGGAATCATTAGTAATCAAATCCTCCTTCATATTTTGAACGCAAAAATAATTTGCGTTTGTTTACGTTTACATTTATAATAATGCAAGAAACTGTTGCACTTTGCAAGTGTTTTGCTAAAAAAAGTTTTCTTTTTGCTGAAATTGATGTTTTTTATAATGATTTTTCCGAGGAAGGTGTACTATATGAGCACAAATGATACGCTAGTTGCCATTTGCAACCAATTCGCTGTGGATCACGCCAACATCGGCATACACGCTGTTGATCAAAACGGTAGAACGATTATTTATAACCGCAAAATGAAAGAAATTGAAGGATTAAATTTAGAAGAAGTGAAAGATCGTTCTCTATTAGAATTATTTAATTTTGATACAAATGAGAGTACGCTATTGAATGTTTTGCAAAGCGGGCAACCGTCATTACACGTTAAACAAACCTATTGGAACAGAAAAGATATGGAAATTACAACGATGAATGATACATATCCCGTCTACTATGCAGATAAATTGCTCGGTGCTATTGAATTTGCGCAAGATATAACCGCATTGGAGAAATACGTTTTGCAGCCATTGCGCCGAACGAGTAGACCTATGACATTCGATCAAATTACAGCCGAATCCGATACTATGAAGTCAGTTATTTCAACCGCAAAAAAAGCAGCGGATGCAGGCTTACCTGTCTTACTCATTGGTGAAACCGGTGTAGGTAAAGATCATATCGCAGAAGGTATTCATCACGCTTCGCCTGTGGCAGACCGAATATTTCATACGTTTCACTGTTTACATACAGATGCAGATGTTATACAGCGATTAGAGCAGCTGCTAGTGGAACAGCCCGATATGACGTTATTTTGCGAACGCATTGATCGCTTATCCATTCCATTACAACAAAGACTCGTACATGTTTTGCAACAGGCGAGCACAAGCCACCAATTTATCGCAAGTATTGGTGATGACCCTGTTGAATTAATCGCATCAGGGGCATTGGTGAAAGAGCTTTATTACTTTTTTGCTTCTTTTGCGATTAGAATCCCTCCTTTACGGAAACGGCCTGAAGATATTCTACCTTTTGTTCAAGCTTACATTACGAGTAGACAAGAAATGCTTGGAACAGCTTTATCAGCAGTTGATGATGAAGTTACAGAACTATTCGAAGGATATAGCTGGCCAGGCAATTTACGCGAGCTAGAACTTTTACTCGATGAAGTGTCGTCGATGTGGGCAATGGAAGAGACATTAACAGAAGAAATGTTGCCTTTGCAATTCCGTGCCAAAGTAGACGGGACTTCTACTACAGAATCACAACCTAGCGACTTTCTTATTCAAAGCGAATCAAAATTAGTACCTCTAGATCGGTATTTACGTGAAGCAGAAACGTATTATTTAGAAAAAGCGATGAAATTGCATGAAGGCAATATTACAAAAACAGCAAATGCTCTCGGTATGAGCAGGCAAAACTTACAATATCGCTTGAAAAAATTGCAAAACTAAAAAATCACGGGAGCCGCTATTGGCTCCCGTGATTTTTTAGTGACCGGATTGTTCGATCCAATCTTTTAATTTATCTTTTAGTGAGTTAAAGCCATCCGCATCTTGTTGATCCACACGCTCTTGTAAAGACTGACGTGGACGCTGATGATTCAGGTAGGAACTCGGTGGTTCTTGTAATGCACGTATAGATAGACTAATTTTACTTGCACCGTCATCTATGTCCAATACTTTTACTCGCACTTCTTGCCCCACTTCTAAAAACTCGTGAATATCTTTGACAAAACCATACGTAATTTCAGAGATATGCACTAATCCTTGCGTGGAAGCGTCTAATGCTACAAACGCACCGTACGGTTGGATTCCGGTAATTTTTCCGATTAGCTCATCTCCTACTGCAAATTTGTGAGACATGCAAAACAGCTCCCAATCTATAGTAGTATCTAGTCTGCCACTCAGGCCGTTTCATAGTATATCATATTTTAAAGAGTTGAACAAAAAACCACTATAGCCTATAGTGGTTTTTTGTTACTTATAGCATTAGACAATGGATTTAGCCTCGTATTTTACAGCGAGTAACTTATAAGAGATATCCATACATTTCTCTAAAGGTATCCAAATTTCATAGGAATGTTCATAGACCTCACGAATACGTTTCGCTAGATCAGTCGGATGATCAACACGTTGAAGTTCTGTGACAACATTTGTAATTTCCGAGTCGTATCCATCTTCTCCTGTTTGGAAAGGATCCCATTCCTTAAGCAACAAGACCGCTCTTTTGTTCATTTCCATCGTTTGCATAATTCGTCACCTGATTTGTATTTTCTTTTTATCATAGCACAGCCCACTAAAAGAACAAAGAAAGATGCCACATTTTCGACAAATTTAAAATACCCTCACATATTTTTCGTTCAGTGTCCACTTGATCTCCTAGGGTTCCCTTAATCATTCATCCTACTTCTGACGATACGGACACACCATCATGATTCGTCTTCGTAAAAAAATCGTTTATTGCAATGGTTTCATTTCAACTAAAAAAACTGTAGATCATCCTAGAATACAAAAGGATGTCTACAGTTTTTAATTTATTCTACAGGATGTTGACTTTGTTGACGTTCTTTTAAAATACGTTGTTCAAGCTCTTTCGTTTCTTCTTCTTGCCGTTTAGATTTTTTGATGATCCAACGAAATACGAACAACATCAGCGTCATAAAAATAACGAATGATATAGCTGCCGGGATATATTCTGTTTTATCTTCAGGAAAATATAGGAACGGCATTAATAAAACGAAATCCATGCTAGTTTCCCCCTATTTGATACTTCAGGTTTATTTTTGAAGGATCTCGATAGATTCGATTGAAATGTCTTCTTTAGGCTTATTGTCGCGATTACACTTAACACCTGCAATAGCGTCTACAACATCCATACCTTCGATCACTTGACCAAATACTGTATGGCGTTGATCTAAATGTGGTGTACCGCCGTTTGCTGCATATGCCTCTGCAATTTCTTCAGGCCAGCCGCCTTTTTTCAGCTGATCAGGTGATGCGCCAGCTAAACCAGCGTTTTGAACGATGAAAAATTGACTTCCATTCGTATTCGGTCCTGCGTTAGCCATTGATAATGCCCCGCGAATGTTGAATAGGTCCATTGTGAATTCATCTTCGAACGTGTTACCGAAAATACTTTCTCCACCTATCCCAGTTCCTGTAGGATCTCCACCTTGAATCATGAAATCAGGAATAACGCGATGGAAAATAATACCGTTATAATAATCGTTTTCTGCATGTGTCAAGAAGTTCTCCACGGTCTTTGGTGCTTGTTCTTTAAACAGCTTTATTTTGATCGGTCCCATTGTCGTATTCATGACAACGAGTGCTTCGTTTTCTGCTACTTCATTTGATAGTTGTGGATACATGGAATTCCTCCTCTAATTTACGTGCAAGTTTATACTATTTCATTTTGTCTTGTACATGAAAACAGTCTACCATAAACGATCAGGAATTTCGATATTTCTACTTGTGACAGTTAGTTGACAGCTCGTAAGCAATATGGTTTCCTTCGCTTACCGAATTGTTTTATACTACAACGTATACAAAATTATAAGGGTGGTCCTATTTTGAGTAGACATAAAAAGAATTTTATTATCATCTGGGTGACCAACTTCCTTGTAGCAGGTACGATGACGATGATTATGCCTTTTCTGTCGTTATATATAGAGACATTCGGAGACTTTTCCGAAGAATATGTTCAAAAGTGGGCAGGCTTGATTTTTGGAGCCACATTCATCACAGCATTGATTATGTCGCCTATTTGGGGTCGATTTGCCGATCGTTACGGATTTAAGCCTATTTTGCTTATCAATGGTTTTGGTATAGCAATTTCAGTGTTTTTAATGGGTTTTGTAGATTCAGTAGGTGCCTTTCTCGTGTTGCGATTAGTTAACGGATTGGTCACTGGTTTCTTACCTACCTCTTTAGCTTTTATTTCGTCACAAACTCCGCGCGAGCAAGCGGGAAAAATGCTTGGCACATTACAGATGGGCGGCGTGGCGGGAATGTTGTTCGGTCCCGTTTTAGGTGGATTGATGGCGGATAGTTTCGGTTTCAGCTATACATTCATAATTACGTCGGTATCTGTCGTTATTGCAGCATTACTTGTTCTGGTCGGTATTAAAGAAGAACATCGCGTCAAGACGAGAAAAGTTGTAGCGTATTCACGAAAAGTCATTTTAGGTGGACTTTTCAAACACCGTTTAATGTTCAACGTGATGATTGTTACGACATTGATACAAGTTGGGAACTTTAGTATTCAGCCTTTACTTTCACTCTATGTAGCCGATTTAACTCATGCTGCAACGAATGTAGCCTTTCTCGCTGGATTAACATTCAGTGCAACTGGTCTTGGAAATTTACTGTTTGCACGTATGTGGGGGAAATTTGGAGATGACTTTGGTTATGAAAAAGTACTAGGCGTATTACTCATACTGTCTTTCGTCTTTATCATTCCACAAGCGTTTGTTTCTTCTTTATGGCAACTAGTTCTTTTGCGCTTCTTATTTGGTATTTCAACTGGCGGAATGATTCCTATTACTACAGCTCTCGTCAGACGTGAAGCCCCACTGGAAGTACAAGGGGAAGTAATGGGCTATAATACTAGCTTCCGTTTCCTCGGTAATATTATCGGTCCGATGTTCGGGGGTATCGTCAGCGGCTATATCGGTATCCCGGCGGTCTTTATCGTTACAGGCGCGTTGTTCGTCATCGGGTATATGTTTCTGACGTATGCTATGAAACGTCCGACTCAAGATTTCGAACATTACTTGGAAGATCAACAAGTCGCAGCAAATCAAAAAGTTTAAATCTCGCTCAATCTGTAGACTGTGGACAAACCGTTTTATACGTGTTTGTTCACAGTTTTTTTGTGATAAATAACAGGACTAAGCGATTCTTATTTTACTTGCAAATAACGTTTTACGTATGAGATCTACAATAGCTCATCGGTTTAATAATTCTGTTTTCTCTCATTCTTTGGAAATTCATGTTATATTTCATGCAATACAATTTGAATTTTTCACGGGTAAGGAGGGTGTCTGTTGAGGCAGCTACTCGGTTTATTGATAACGATCGCTTGTGTTCCACTCTTATTATTTATTCAAAATAAAATACAAGCCGAAGCGGTACAAACGGAAACTCTTCACGAAAATATTCGGGAAGCCGTGCAACTGCAAGCCCCCGTTATTGTAGCACCTGTACAAATGAAAGACCGCTACGGACAAATGTTTGCTGAAGAGTACGTCGAATGGCGACGACCGACAGATTTGAAAGATATGACATTTTTCACACGGCAACTATTTTTGCAAAGTGAAGACCGTACGTTTTATGAACATCGAGGGTATGATATCGCGGCTATTATTCGTGCATTTACAATCAATGCGGCGGCAGATGATAAACGACAAGGCGCCTCCACGATTACTCAACAAGTGGTTCGTATGCGTTATTTAACTACCGAGAAAACATATGAGCGGAAATTTAAGGAGTTATTTCTAGCTGCTGAATTGGAAAAACAGTCTTCTAAAGACGATATTTTAGAAATGTATTTGAATGAAATGTATTTCGGACATCGCGTATATGGATTAGGCGGAGCAGCCACTTACTATTTCAGCAAACCTCTTGAAAAATTAAACGAAGGGGAAATTGCATTTTTAGCTGCAATTCCGAATAACCCTGCTCTTTATGATCCATTGAAACACTTCGATCGGACAAAGGAACGTCAAGAACGTCTGCTGAACGTGCTTGTCAAACAGCAAATCATTACAGAAGAGCAATATGAAGAATACATACACTTGCCTATTCGGCTGCATGTGAAGAAAAAAGAACAAGATTTTCCTATGTATAGTTCGTATGTCTTGGATGAACTTAAACAATTGATTGCACGTTCTGAAGGATTAGAAGCCTCTCTAGCAAAATCAAAAACACCTGAGGAAAAACAGCGCTGGCAACAAGTGATTACTCAACGAGCGAATGAAATCACTGGACAAGGATTGATCATTGAAACAGCGCTAAATCCAACGAAACAGCAACATGATGAAAATAGGTTGTCAGCACTTATCGGCAATCGTGGGGTACAAGCAGGCGCTGCAATTATAGACAATAATACGCGCGAAATTGTCAGTTTGTACGCGGGCGCAGGCTATAAGAAAACGGACTTTAATCGTTCTTACCAAGCCGTTCGCCAGCCTGGATCCGCAATCAAGCCGTTGCTCGTTTACGCGCCATTCTTTGAAAGCGGTCCATTCCATGCGGATACGCCAATTAATAGCAGTAATATTTGTATACAAGGCTATTGCCCGCGAAATTTCGGAAACTATCAATTTGGCACAACATCCATTCGCGAAGCATTTACGAATAGTTACAATACGACAGCTGTTCGCTTATTGCAGCGCGTTGGTATAGAACAGGCTTTCGCTTATTTGAAACCTTTTCACTTTCAACATGTATCAGAAGACGACTATAGCTATCCAGCTGCACTAGGCGGGTTTTCAAAAGGAGTCACGCCATTGGAGTTAGCTAGTGCGACAACCAGTTTCTTGGACGGTATGTATTCCCCCCCCCATGCGATTCGCGCTGTAAAAGACTTGGACGGTAATCTTTTATACAAATGGGACGAATCACCGAAAAATATCTGGTCCGGCTCTACAGTTAAAAGCATCCGCTCCCTCATGCAGGATGTCGTACGAAACGGTACAGGTAAAGGTATTACCTATTCGACAAACTATACCGGAGCGAAAACAGGCACAACAGATGCCTTCAAAGATTTATGGGTAATCGGGATGAACGATCACTATACATCTGCGGTATGGATCGGATATGACAAACCAACCCCCATCCCTGCAATACGAGATCAAAAATTACACCTTCGTGCATTCTCAGCTACGATGCGCGAGTAACTCGCTATGAGCGGAAGTGGCAATTCTATGAGCGCGAACACTCTCGCTATGAGCGGAAGTGGCAATTCTATGAGCGCGAACACTCTCGCTATGAGCGGAAGTGGCAATTCTATGAGCGCGAGCACTCTCGCTATGAGCGGAAGTGGCAATTCTATGAGCGCGAACACTCTCGCTATGAGCGGAAGCGGCAATTCTATGAGCGCGAACACTCTCGCTATGAGCGGAAGTGGCAATTCTATGAGCGCAAGCACTCTCGCTAT encodes:
- a CDS encoding sigma 54-interacting transcriptional regulator, giving the protein MSTNDTLVAICNQFAVDHANIGIHAVDQNGRTIIYNRKMKEIEGLNLEEVKDRSLLELFNFDTNESTLLNVLQSGQPSLHVKQTYWNRKDMEITTMNDTYPVYYADKLLGAIEFAQDITALEKYVLQPLRRTSRPMTFDQITAESDTMKSVISTAKKAADAGLPVLLIGETGVGKDHIAEGIHHASPVADRIFHTFHCLHTDADVIQRLEQLLVEQPDMTLFCERIDRLSIPLQQRLVHVLQQASTSHQFIASIGDDPVELIASGALVKELYYFFASFAIRIPPLRKRPEDILPFVQAYITSRQEMLGTALSAVDDEVTELFEGYSWPGNLRELELLLDEVSSMWAMEETLTEEMLPLQFRAKVDGTSTTESQPSDFLIQSESKLVPLDRYLREAETYYLEKAMKLHEGNITKTANALGMSRQNLQYRLKKLQN
- the yugI gene encoding S1 domain-containing post-transcriptional regulator GSP13, translated to MSHKFAVGDELIGKITGIQPYGAFVALDASTQGLVHISEITYGFVKDIHEFLEVGQEVRVKVLDIDDGASKISLSIRALQEPPSSYLNHQRPRQSLQERVDQQDADGFNSLKDKLKDWIEQSGH
- a CDS encoding DUF1871 family protein produces the protein MQTMEMNKRAVLLLKEWDPFQTGEDGYDSEITNVVTELQRVDHPTDLAKRIREVYEHSYEIWIPLEKCMDISYKLLAVKYEAKSIV
- a CDS encoding peptidylprolyl isomerase; the protein is MYPQLSNEVAENEALVVMNTTMGPIKIKLFKEQAPKTVENFLTHAENDYYNGIIFHRVIPDFMIQGGDPTGTGIGGESIFGNTFEDEFTMDLFNIRGALSMANAGPNTNGSQFFIVQNAGLAGASPDQLKKGGWPEEIAEAYAANGGTPHLDQRHTVFGQVIEGMDVVDAIAGVKCNRDNKPKEDISIESIEILQK
- a CDS encoding MFS transporter, which encodes MSRHKKNFIIIWVTNFLVAGTMTMIMPFLSLYIETFGDFSEEYVQKWAGLIFGATFITALIMSPIWGRFADRYGFKPILLINGFGIAISVFLMGFVDSVGAFLVLRLVNGLVTGFLPTSLAFISSQTPREQAGKMLGTLQMGGVAGMLFGPVLGGLMADSFGFSYTFIITSVSVVIAALLVLVGIKEEHRVKTRKVVAYSRKVILGGLFKHRLMFNVMIVTTLIQVGNFSIQPLLSLYVADLTHAATNVAFLAGLTFSATGLGNLLFARMWGKFGDDFGYEKVLGVLLILSFVFIIPQAFVSSLWQLVLLRFLFGISTGGMIPITTALVRREAPLEVQGEVMGYNTSFRFLGNIIGPMFGGIVSGYIGIPAVFIVTGALFVIGYMFLTYAMKRPTQDFEHYLEDQQVAANQKV
- a CDS encoding transglycosylase domain-containing protein codes for the protein MRQLLGLLITIACVPLLLFIQNKIQAEAVQTETLHENIREAVQLQAPVIVAPVQMKDRYGQMFAEEYVEWRRPTDLKDMTFFTRQLFLQSEDRTFYEHRGYDIAAIIRAFTINAAADDKRQGASTITQQVVRMRYLTTEKTYERKFKELFLAAELEKQSSKDDILEMYLNEMYFGHRVYGLGGAATYYFSKPLEKLNEGEIAFLAAIPNNPALYDPLKHFDRTKERQERLLNVLVKQQIITEEQYEEYIHLPIRLHVKKKEQDFPMYSSYVLDELKQLIARSEGLEASLAKSKTPEEKQRWQQVITQRANEITGQGLIIETALNPTKQQHDENRLSALIGNRGVQAGAAIIDNNTREIVSLYAGAGYKKTDFNRSYQAVRQPGSAIKPLLVYAPFFESGPFHADTPINSSNICIQGYCPRNFGNYQFGTTSIREAFTNSYNTTAVRLLQRVGIEQAFAYLKPFHFQHVSEDDYSYPAALGGFSKGVTPLELASATTSFLDGMYSPPHAIRAVKDLDGNLLYKWDESPKNIWSGSTVKSIRSLMQDVVRNGTGKGITYSTNYTGAKTGTTDAFKDLWVIGMNDHYTSAVWIGYDKPTPIPAIRDQKLHLRAFSATMRE